From Brevundimonas vesicularis:
AAGGGCTGGGCGGCGGCTCAACAGAAGTACAGCTTCCTGGACAGCGACAACGCCTGTGCGCTGGGCGCCTCCTACGGGGGCTATATGATCAACTGGATCGCCGGCAACTGGTCCAATGAATTCAAGTGCCTGGTCAACCACGACGGCGTCTTCGACACCTTCGGCATGGGCTATTCGACCGAGGAGCTGTGGTTCACCGAGTGGGAATACGGCGGCACGCCGTGGGACAAGCCGGAGGGCTATCAGAAGTTCAACCCGGCCAACCACGTCGATAACTGGAAGACGCCGATGCTGGTGGTTCAGGGCGACCGCGACTTCCGCATCCCGACCGCCCAGGGCCTGTCGACCTTCACCGCCCTGCAACGGCGTGGCATCGACAGCCGTCTGATCGTTTTCCCTAACGAAAACCACTGGGTGCTGAAGCCGGCCAACAGCCTGCAATGGCACAACGAAGTGTTCGGCTGGCTGAACAAATATCTGACGCCGACGCAGTAAGAAGCGTCCGTTCAGACGACAAAAAAGGGGCGCGGTCCGACGACCGCGCCCCTTCTTCATGCCGGTTTGATCGGGATCAGAGCGCCGCGCGCTGGATCGGCGCGCCGGCCAGGCGATCATACTGATGCGCGGTCATGCAGCGCGGCGCGGACCAGCGCTGGCCCGACTGATAGGCGGCGACGGCTTGCTGGGCGGTGACGAAGGTCGGCGGCGCACCGTGGTCGCGTTGATAGGCAGTGCGCGACGCCACATCGGTTCCGCATACCCTGACGGTTTGCAGCACGGCCGCGCGCTCGGCCGGTCGCGGACTTTGCGCCAGCGCCGGCGTCGTTGCGGTCGCCAGAGCGGCGGCGATCAGGGCGGGGGTCAGAAAACGGGTCATCGGCAATGCTCCACGACCTGAATTAAGATCAGGACTCTGACGAATTATGCGCCGATCTTAACGTTTGTAAATATTATACGACAACTTCACGTCAAATCGACGACAGTTGACGCTGCGGCGCCAAACCGGTTCTGGCGCGTTTCCTGTGGCTGACGGAGACGAGCGCTTGTCGAACCTACGGAATTGGCGGACTTTTCAGACTACCCTTCAAGAGCGGGCGTGGGCGCCGGCGGGTGCGCGCCTGCTGACGTGGCGCGACTGGGTGCGCGACAACGATCCCGTCTATGCCGCGGCTCGACGGCCCGGGCTGGCGGAAAAATGGGCGGCGAGCGTGGTGCTGGTCGTCGTGGCAGCCGTCGTTCTTTTCCTGGCCCTGTTCGACTGGAACATGCTGCGCGGACCCATCGGCCGCTGGGCCTCGGTCAAATACGATCGCCAAATCGCCCTGACCGGGGATCTGGATGTCAATCTGTTCAGCTGGACCCCGTCCGCCGTGGTGCGCGGGCTGAAGATCGGCGGGCCCGACTGGGCGTTGGATCGGGACACGGCCGCCGTCGATGAAATTCGCGCTTCGGTGCGATTGAGAAAACTGCTCGCCGGTCAGGTGGAGATGCCCCTGCTCAGCTTCACCCGACCCCGCGTCGTCCTGATCTCGACCAAGGACGGTCGCAAGAGCTGGGTGCTGAATCCCGACAAGCCGGATACTGGCGAGGGGCTGAAGTTGCCGGTGATCCAGCAACTGGTCATCAAGGACGGCCAGCTGTCATTCGATGAACAGCGGCGCGGTTTGACCTTGGAGGCGGCGGTCAATGCGCGCGAGGCGGCAGGGGGCGCAGCGGGTTTCCTGCTGGAAGGGCGCGGCGCCGTGAACGGATCGCCACTGACGCTGAAGGTCGAGGGCGGCCCCTTCGTCAACATTCGTCGCAACCGACCCTATCGCTTCGAGGCCGCCGTCAATGGGGCAGGGTCATCGCTGATCGCCAAGGGCGCGATCACACGGCCGTTCGATCTGGGGCGGTTCGATGCGACCCTGACCATGCAGGGGCGTGATCTGTCGGATTTGTATCTGCTGACGGGCGTGACCCTGCCCAATACGCCGCCTTATAGGCTGTCGGGGGCGCTGAACCGCAATGAGCGGGTCTGGACCTTCAAGGATTTCGATGGACGCGTCGGCGCCTCCGATCTGTCGGGCCAGGTGCGGGTCGACGCCGCCCAGCGGCTGCGCGTCGACGCCGACCTGACCTCGCGTCGTCTGGACATAGACGACCTGGCCGCTGTCTTGGGCGCGCGGACCCGGACCAATGCGGCGGGCACCGACACCGAGGCGCCGGTCGTCGTGGGCGGCAAGCTCCTGCCGGACGCCAAGCTTCAGACCGAGCGGCTGCAGACCATGGACGGGACTTTGTCCTATCGGGCCGGATCGGTGAAGGCGAACGCCTTCGACGTGCGTCAGGTGAACCTGGGCGCCGACCTGAAGGACGGCATTCTGAAGCTGGATCCGATCAGCTTCGACTTCAACAGGGGCGCGCTGAACGGGACGGCGCGGATCGACGCGACCAAGGCGACGCCCTACAGCAGCGTCGATCTGCGGCTGGCGGGCTATCCGCTGGAATCCATCATTCCTGCGCGCAATGGATCGGTCCCGCTCAGCGGTCGGGCGCTCGGTCGGGCCAAGCTGGAGGGGCCGGGGGCCTCGATCCACGACTTCGCCGCCGCGTCGAAGGGCTCGCTCAGTCTGGTGGTGCCGAACGGCAAGATGCGGGCGGCCTTCGCCGAACTGCTGGGCATCAACGCCAGCGCGGGCCTGTTGAAGCTGCTGAGCGGAGACCAGTCCGAAAGCCAGATCCGCTGCGCCGTCGCCGACTTCAACGTCAGCGGCGGCACGGCGACCGCCCGCACCTTCGTCATCGACACCGATGTGGTGCTGGCCCAGGGCAAGGGCAGCATCAACCTGGGCGCCGAGACGCTGAACCTGAGGATCGACGGCGAGTCCAAGAAGCCGCGTCTGCTGCGCCTGTGGGCGCCGATCACCGTCTCCGGCCCGCTGACCGCGCCCAAGGTCGGTGTCGATGTCGGTTCGGTCGTGTCGCAGGGCGGTCTGGCGGGCCTGCTGGGCGCGGTCGTGGCGCCGGTCACGGCCCTGTTCGCCTTCGTCGATCCGGGCCTGGCCGAGGACGCCGACTGCGGCCGGCTGATCGCCAACGCCCGCTGATCGTTGATGACGACGACCGATCGGGCGATCCGAGCGTATTGTGGGTGATGGAGCCTTTTGCATGACCCGCCGTGGACTGTTCGCGCCTGCCCTTGGGCTTCTCGCCGCCGCCTGCTCGCCGCTGAGCCTGCTGAACACTTTGGGGCCCAGGGATGGCGGCGTGAGACGCGTCGCGCGCGACGTCCCCTATGGCGACGATTCGCGCCAGCAGATGGATCTCTATGCGCCGACCGCGCCTGGCCCCTATCCGACCCTGGTCTTCTTCTATGGCGGCGGCTGGGATTCGGGCTCGCGCAGCCAGTATGGCTGGGCGGCGCAAGCCCTAGCGGCGCGGGGGTTCGTGGTCGCCCTGCCGGACTACCGCATCGTGCCCCAGGTCGTCTTCCCAGCCTTCATCGAGGACGCGGCCGCCGCCACGGCCAAGGCGGCCGAGGTGGTCGGTCAATATGGCGGCGATCCTGCGCGGCTTGGGGTGCTGGGCCATTCGGCGGGCGCGCATCTGGCGATGATGATCGCCCTGGACCGACGCTATATGGCCGCCGTCGGTCGGCCTGACCTGATCAAGGCGGCGGCAGGTCTGGCGGGCCCTTATGACTTTCTGCCCTTCGACGTGGCGGCGTCGCAGAACGCCTTCGGCCGTGCGCCCGATCCGACCCTGACGCAGCCCGTGACCTTCGTCCGCGCCGACGCCCCGCCGATCTGGCTGGGCCACGGCACCGCCGACACGGTGGTCCACGACGAGGACACGATCATTTTGGATCAGCGGATGCGCGCTGTGGGCGGGCGCTCAGAGGCCAAGCTCTACCCCGGCCTGGATCACGCCGACCTGATCGCGACCTTCTCGCCCCTGTTCCGCAAGAAGGCGACGGTGCTGGCTGACGTGACGTCGTTCTTCCACCGGCAGCTGGGCTGAACCGACGAAGAGTGGTGCGGGCGGCCGGGGTCGAACCGGCACTCCTTTCGGAACTGGATTTTGAGTCCAGCGCGTCTACCAATTCCACCACGCCCGCAGCGGAAGGACCGCCTCATGCCACAGAGGCGAAGGCCGCGTCCAGCCCGAAGCGTCAGGCCGCGACCTCCACATGGCTGTCCGTGCCGCCGGACTGGATGCGGCGGGCGCGGATGTACATTTCGACGCGCTGCATCACGATCAGGCCCATGGCGAAGACCAGGAAGGCGTCGGTGACGGCCAGGGCGTTCAGATGCCAGGCGGCGGCATGGCTTTCGATCAGGTCGCGCAGCAGCGACCGGCCGGCGAACAGCACGACCAGCAGGATCAGCCCCAGCGGCGAGGCCTGGGCCATCAGGGAGCCGTCCGGCTCCTTTTCGATGGTGACGGTCTTGCCGCGATACCAGCCGGCGACGCCGCCCAGAAGGCCGCCGATGGCCAGAACCGCCCAGGCGTCGGGGCCGAAGGGCGCATGGGCCATGTTCGGGTTCTGGGCCGTTCCCCACAGGCCCAGGCCGATCAGCGGCAGGACGATGGCCGGCATGACCCACAGCATGTGCGGCTTCAGCACCCGCTTCCTGCGATTCTTCAGCAGCACCACCACCAGCATGACCGGGATCATGAGCAGCGGGATCAGTTTTTCAGGCGGCACGTCGTCTCTCCCCAAAGACCGGATGCGGCCTCCCCCGAGGCCGGTGTCAGCACCCTAGCGGCGTCAATCCGCGCTGGATAGCGGCGCGACCGTCTGTTCGATGGCCCCGAAGATCGAATGATGACGCTCGTCCAGCATTTCGATCCGCACCGTGTCGCCGTGTTTCAGGAAGGGCGTCTCGGCCGCGCCGCGCAGGATCGTCTCGACCGTGCGGACCTCGGCGATGCAGGAGTAGCCCAGGCCGCCTTCCGAGACCGGCTTGCCGGGGCCGCCGTCGGCGTCCTTGTTCGACACCGTGCCCGAACCGATGATGGTCCCGGCGCCCAGCGAGCGTGTCTTGGCCAGGTGGGCGATCAAGGTTCCGAAATCGAAGGTCATGTCGACCCCGGCGTCGGCCTTGCCGAAGTCCTGGCCATTCAGCTGAACGTTCAGCGCGCCATGCAGCTTGCCGTCTTTCCAGCGGTCGCCGAGCGCGTCGGGCGTAACCAGAACGGGCGACAGGGCGCTGGCGGGCTTGGACTGGACGAAGCCGAAGCCCTTGGCCAGTTCGGCAGGGATCAGATTGCGCAGGCTCACGTCGTTGACCAGGCCGACCAGGCGAATGGCGGCCAGGGCCTGATCGCGCGTCGCGCCTTGGGGCACATCGCCGACGACCACCACAATCTCGGCCTCCAGGTCGCAGCCCCAGGCCTCGTCGGCCAGCGGAATTGGATCGCGCGGCGACAGGAAGCTGTCCGAGCCGCCTTGGTACATCAGCGGGTCGGTCCAGAAGCTCTCGGGCATTTCGGCGCCGCGCGCCTTCCGCACCAGTTCGACGTGGTTCACATAGGCCGAGCCGTCCGCCCACTGATAGGCGCGGGGCAGGGGCGAGGCGGCGTCGCGTTCGTGGAAGCGCCCGCGCGGCACGGCCTCATGCTCCAGACTTTCGGCCAAAGCCTCGAGGCGAGGACCGCAGCGGTCCCAGTCATCCAGCGCCGCCTGCAGCGTCGGGGCGATCAGGAAGGCGTCGGTGAACCAGTTCAGGTCCTGCGAG
This genomic window contains:
- a CDS encoding CcdC protein domain-containing protein, whose translation is MPPEKLIPLLMIPVMLVVVLLKNRRKRVLKPHMLWVMPAIVLPLIGLGLWGTAQNPNMAHAPFGPDAWAVLAIGGLLGGVAGWYRGKTVTIEKEPDGSLMAQASPLGLILLVVLFAGRSLLRDLIESHAAAWHLNALAVTDAFLVFAMGLIVMQRVEMYIRARRIQSGGTDSHVEVAA
- a CDS encoding AsmA family protein — encoded protein: MRDNDPVYAAARRPGLAEKWAASVVLVVVAAVVLFLALFDWNMLRGPIGRWASVKYDRQIALTGDLDVNLFSWTPSAVVRGLKIGGPDWALDRDTAAVDEIRASVRLRKLLAGQVEMPLLSFTRPRVVLISTKDGRKSWVLNPDKPDTGEGLKLPVIQQLVIKDGQLSFDEQRRGLTLEAAVNAREAAGGAAGFLLEGRGAVNGSPLTLKVEGGPFVNIRRNRPYRFEAAVNGAGSSLIAKGAITRPFDLGRFDATLTMQGRDLSDLYLLTGVTLPNTPPYRLSGALNRNERVWTFKDFDGRVGASDLSGQVRVDAAQRLRVDADLTSRRLDIDDLAAVLGARTRTNAAGTDTEAPVVVGGKLLPDAKLQTERLQTMDGTLSYRAGSVKANAFDVRQVNLGADLKDGILKLDPISFDFNRGALNGTARIDATKATPYSSVDLRLAGYPLESIIPARNGSVPLSGRALGRAKLEGPGASIHDFAAASKGSLSLVVPNGKMRAAFAELLGINASAGLLKLLSGDQSESQIRCAVADFNVSGGTATARTFVIDTDVVLAQGKGSINLGAETLNLRIDGESKKPRLLRLWAPITVSGPLTAPKVGVDVGSVVSQGGLAGLLGAVVAPVTALFAFVDPGLAEDADCGRLIANAR
- a CDS encoding fumarylacetoacetate hydrolase family protein, with the translated sequence MKLASLKHGRDGRLVVVSQDLNWFTDAFLIAPTLQAALDDWDRCGPRLEALAESLEHEAVPRGRFHERDAASPLPRAYQWADGSAYVNHVELVRKARGAEMPESFWTDPLMYQGGSDSFLSPRDPIPLADEAWGCDLEAEIVVVVGDVPQGATRDQALAAIRLVGLVNDVSLRNLIPAELAKGFGFVQSKPASALSPVLVTPDALGDRWKDGKLHGALNVQLNGQDFGKADAGVDMTFDFGTLIAHLAKTRSLGAGTIIGSGTVSNKDADGGPGKPVSEGGLGYSCIAEVRTVETILRGAAETPFLKHGDTVRIEMLDERHHSIFGAIEQTVAPLSSAD
- a CDS encoding alpha/beta hydrolase; protein product: MTRRGLFAPALGLLAAACSPLSLLNTLGPRDGGVRRVARDVPYGDDSRQQMDLYAPTAPGPYPTLVFFYGGGWDSGSRSQYGWAAQALAARGFVVALPDYRIVPQVVFPAFIEDAAAATAKAAEVVGQYGGDPARLGVLGHSAGAHLAMMIALDRRYMAAVGRPDLIKAAAGLAGPYDFLPFDVAASQNAFGRAPDPTLTQPVTFVRADAPPIWLGHGTADTVVHDEDTIILDQRMRAVGGRSEAKLYPGLDHADLIATFSPLFRKKATVLADVTSFFHRQLG